The following coding sequences lie in one Silene latifolia isolate original U9 population chromosome 5, ASM4854445v1, whole genome shotgun sequence genomic window:
- the LOC141654712 gene encoding protein ACCELERATED CELL DEATH 6-like, protein MYAEKTGRKLLNKYWWIVNLRDDKGNTALDYAKQSNALWRVNLLNNPSLIQKEEFDWIEACKREEGDAVLAFVNNCQDLQSVCRKANDTPLHHIKLHTFEEYHNFLEIPSIAELKNTIDDDGATALHRAIERKDMLLAKILLLDDGVERIIKNHSGTTAMDLLAKLCRENGDWAKMCKQIKVNPYLRTTYIQPGTNLEQMRNTLSVIAALLATITFAAGFTLPGGINNNNGEALLAKEAAFLVFLLADAYAMCTSMLVLFCLVWSMVSEPDMARLLVDRSVFILMHSLYATLLAFMTGVYTVIKHSSLWAAISIFVMCSIIAILANRTILHKVIALFVPAANGEKQDQTLLLEEGRSGTSTMEEEDISCCSILHVLKRRTMSIYSSAVDKYKYM, encoded by the exons ATGTACGCAGAGAAAACCGGTCGAAAGTTGCTTAACAAATATTGGTGGATTGTCAACTTGAGAGATGATAAAGGAAACACGGCCCTTGACTATGCGAAACAATCAAACGCTCTTTGGCGAGTAAATTTGCTGAACAACCCTTCTCTTATACAAAAAGAAGAATTTGATTGGATTGAAGCTTGTAAAAGAGAAGAGGGCGACGCTGTTCTTGCCTTCGTTAACAATTGTCAGGACCTACAAAGCGTTTGTCGCAAAGCAAATGACACGCCCTTACACCACATTAAATTACACACTTTTGAAGAATACCATAATTTCCTCGAAATTCCGTCAATTGCAGAGCTTAAAAATACAATTGATGATGATGGTGCTACTGCATTGCACCGTGCAATAGAGAGAAAGGATATGCTTCTTGCAAAGATACTACTCCTTGATGATGGGGTCGAGCGGATCATCAAAAACCATTCTGGTACTACGGCTATGGACTTGCTTGCCAAGCTTTGTAGGGAAAATGGCGATTGG GCGAAAATGTGCAAGCAAATTAAAGTGAATCCATATCTAAGAACAACATATATTCAACCAGGGACCAATCTGGAGCAAATGAGAAATACTCTCTCTGTTATTGCGGCACTTTTAGCGACGATTACATTTGCAGCAGGATTCACCCTACCTGGTGGCATTAACAATAACAATGGGGAAGCCCTTCTTGCAAAGGAAGCAGCTTTCTTAGTATTTTTACTAGCTGATGCATATGCTATGTGTACTTCCATGTTGGTCCTCTTCTGCTTGGTATGGTCTATGGTTTCTGAACCCGACATGGCTCGATTATTGGTTGATAGAAGTGTGTTTATACTGATGCACTCCTTATATGCAACCTTGTTAGCGTTTATGACTGGCGTCTACACGGTAATAAAACACAGTTCCCTATGGGCAGCTATTTCTATATTCGTCATGTGTTCGATCATTGCAATCTTGGCAAATAGAACCATTTTGCATAAGGTGATTGCCTTGTTCGTTCCTGCTGCAAATGGAGAAAAACAGGATCAAACGCTATTGCTCGAAGAG GGAAGAAGTGGTACATCTACAATGGAAGAAGAAGATATCTCCTGTTGTTCTATCCTCCATGTTTTGAAGCGACGTACAATGTCAATATATTCGTCTGCTGTTGACAAATACAAATATATGTGA